Within Kineothrix sp. MB12-C1, the genomic segment ATGAGATAGCGTATGTTGCAGATAAGATTACGGTAATAAGAGACGGTTCTACCATTGAGACCTTGGATAAGAATGTGGATGATATTACGGAGGACCGTATCATCAAAGGAATGGTTGGACGTGATCTTACGAATCGTTTCCCGAAGCGTGAGAAAAAGGAAATTGGCGACGTTATGATGTCAGTTTCAAATTGGACTGTTTACCATCCTCTCTATTCTGAAAGAAAAGTAGTTGATAATGTAAATATCAGTGTCAGAAAAGGAGAAGTGGTTGGAATTGCAGGATTGATGGGAGCCGGCCGAACGGAATTAGCGATGAGCATTTTCGGAAAAAGCTATGGTTCCAATATATCCGGAAAGATTACGCTCAATGGGCAGGAAGTCCATCTCAATTCGGTAAAAGATGCAATTGATAAAAAATTAGCTTATGTAACAGAAGACAGAAAAGGGAATGGGCTGATATTAAGTAATCCTATCAAAATTAATACTACGCTGGCAAACTTGAAAGAAATAAGCAAACGTATGGTTATTAATAAGGATAAAGAATATGCAGTGGCAGTGGAGTATAAAGACAAACTGAAAACGAAGTGCCCTACAGTAGAACAAAATGTAGGAAACTTAAGCGGCGGTAACCAGCAAAAGGTATTGCTCGCAAAATGGATGTTTGCCAATCCGGATATATTGATTCTTGACGAACCAACAAGAGGTATCGATGTAGGCGCAAAATACGAAATTTATTGTATTATCAATCAATTAGTAGCGGAAGGAAAATCCGTAATAATGATATCATCGGAGCTTCCTGAGGTTCTTGGAATGTGCGACCGTATCTACGTTATGAATGAAGGCAAGATGGTCGGAGAACTTTCATCGGAAGAAGCGTCACAGGAACTTATTATGTCACACATATTGAAAGTTAGTAATAAAGGAGCGTAAATTATGGATAGAGTAAGATTAATGGAAGGCGTTAAAAAATATACGATGATTATTGTTCTCGTTCTTGTAACAGCCTTCTTCGCTTGGGGAACCGGAGGGAAAATTCTGCTTCCTCAGAATGTCAGTAACTTAATTTCTCAGAATGCATATGTATTTGTGCTGGCAACAGGTATGTTGTTATGTATTTTGACCGGAGGAAATATTGACCTTTCCGTAGGTTCGGTAGTATGCTTTGTCGGTGCGATCGGAGCTGTTTTAATGGAAAATAAGGGGATGAACCCCTACGCGGCTATCGTTGCTATGGTTATTGTCGGCCTGTTAATCGGTGCATGGCAAGGCTTTTGGATTGCCTTTGTGCGTATACCTCCCTTTATTACTACGCTGGCAGGTATGCTCGTATTCCGAGGTCTTTCCAACGTAGTGTTACAGGGTATGACAGTATCGCTTACATCGGAAGAATTCATCAAGTTATTCGGTGGCGGTGCGAATTGCTATGTTCCTGATATCTTCCACGTGGAAGGCTTCAATGTATTGTGTATGTTGACAGGTATTATCGTATGTGTAATCTATGTTTCTGTTCAGCTTAAGAATAGAATCGTAAGAGTGAAAAAGGGCTATGGAGTAGAAAGCATAACTTCCACACTTGTTAAAATGGTGTTAATCTGTGCGGTAGTTCTGGCATTCTTCTTCCGACTTTCTCAGTATAGAGGTATCCCTACAGCTCTTATCTGGGTAATGATCGTAGTACTTATCTATGGTTATATTACATCGAATACTACTGTAGGACGTTATTTCTATGCGGTAGGAGGTAATGAGAAAGCGACAAAACTTTCCGGTATCAATACAAATAAAGTATATTTTCTTGCATATATAAATATGGGATTTTTAGCAGCCTTGGCCGGAATGCTTACGATTGCACGTATGACATCGGCTCAGCCTACCTATGGAACGAACTATGAATTAGATGCGATCGGTTCTTGCTTTATCGGTGGAGCATCTGCATATGGTGGAACAGGAACTGTCCCCGGGGTTATCGTCGGCGCCGTTTTAATGGGTGTAATTAACCTGGGAATGAGTATTATGGGTGTTGACCAGAATATTCAGAAAGTAGTAAAGGGCTTGGTTCTCTTGGCAGCAGTTATCTTTGATGTTGTATCTAAAAGGGGTGGAAAATTAATTGCCAATAATTAATTTTTGCTAATATCTAATCAGGAGAGGTTCCGGCGTATTTTGGTACGTTGGAACTTTCTCTGCTTACTGCTAATCCTTGTAAAAGCGTTATCGAAAGGTTGTTATAATTGTGATAAGTATGGAATTTGGAAGGAAGTTACGAACCAGTATGTAAGAAGGGATAAAAAGCGATGAAAACAATGAAGAAAAATAAGAAAAAAACAAATGGATATATACCTGTGAAACGGGCAAGTGAGAAAAACAAGATAGGAACCAAAATATATATTCAAATATTATTGTTGGCAATTGTAGCCAGCTCTGTTATTTGGTTCATGGTCATGTCGCTGGAAAAGATAAGCGATGCAAACAGAAAGATTATGGAAGAACAGGTAGCGGAAGTCGAGAAGATTTCTGAGATATCCAGAGACTTTTCTTATATTAACGGACAGGTACTGATGCATGTCTTAACGGTTAGAGAGGGAGATATGGAGAAGATAGGGGAGAATATCTTCGCAAGGATTGATGCCCTCGACAAGAAGACAGAAAGCTTCGATATCCTTCTGGAAGAAGATGGTATCAGAAGAGAAGATTTTGATAAGTTTATCGCGGATTATACAAGATATAAGAAAACAGTGACGAGCTTGTTAAATACGAGCATGGTGAATAAACAGCAGGCAAATGTATCTGCGACCTCCAATTTATCCATGTTTGAGTCGAATATTGAAGCATATATCGATTCCATTATCTCATTTACCAATGAAGAAATGGATAGAGAGCAGGAATCGATTAACTCCACATTGGCAACGGTACCGTATATCGCTTTTGGGTCATTTGTCTTTTTCGTAGTCATTATTGGTATAAATATCATAGTGATAAGTCTGACCGTGGTGAGACCGATTAAAAAATCCACAAGGCAGATCAATACGATCGTAGATGAGATAAAAGCTGAGCGTGGAGATCTGACAGTGAGAGTGGAGAGCAAATCGAAGGATGAAATAGGAAAGCTTTCATCAGGGATTAATGATTTCCTTTCTCTCGTACAGAGTATTATCTCAGGTATGATCCGATGCTGTAAGGAACTGGGGAAACAAGGAAAAATAGTGGAAGAAAGTATAGGAAATGCTAATATTAGAACGGAAAATATATCGGCCACCATGCAGGAGCTTGCAGCGGGCATGGAGGAAGTCGCGGCTACTATTACTATGCTGAATGAAGATACCTTGAATATGGAACATACAGTGATTCAGATGACAGACAAAGCATCAGAAGGAAGCAGTTATGCAAAGGATGTTAAGCTAAAAGCTCAGGAAGTGGAACGTAAAGCGATAAGCAGTAAGGAAGAAGCTATTCAAGTTATCGCCTCTATAGATGCATCTGTCAACAAGTCGGTAGAAGATAGTAAGCAAATCTATAAAATATCGGAATTGACAGAAGAAATCTTAGGAATTGCCAGCAAGACGAATCTACTTGCATTAAATGCATCTATTGAAGCCGCTCGTGCGGGAGAAGCGGGAAGAGGGTTCGCCGTAGTAGCGGATGAGATAAGGATATTGGCTGATAACTCCAGAAGTACTGCTAATTATATTCAGGAAATAAGCAGCGAAGTTATCGGAAATGTGGAAAACTTAGCAAAGGATACGGAGAGTGTCCTGTCCTTCATACATAAAAATGTAATGGGAGACTACGAGGTATTAGAAGCTACCGGAAAAGAATACTTTGAATCGGCGGAAGAAATGGACAACATTATGGAGGATTTCAAAGATTGTATGGCTAAGCTGCTTTATCTTGTAAAAGAAATTAATAAAGCAAGTCATGGAATCAATGATACGGTAGGAAGCAGTACGAGTGAGATTACAAGCGTAGCGGGAGATACTTCCGATTTATCAGAGAATATGGGACAGGTTGTAAATGCGTTACGAATGGTAAATGAAATAGTACGTGAACTGCAGGAAAGTGTAAAGTATTTTGTAAAGTATTAGCGGGTAGAAGAGGGATTCATTTGCATTTATGTGAAGGTATAAGTATAATGGAAGTAGACACAGCCGTCAAAGCATTGGAATATATCGCAAGGAGAGCATGCGGAGGGACTACTTATGAGAAGTGAAAAAGAAATGATGGATCTCATAATTGGAACGGCTCAGAGGGATGAACGTATCCGGGGAGTTTACATGAACGGCTCAAGAACAAATCGGAATGCACCCAGGGATATTTTTCAAGACTATGATATTGTGTATGTGGTAAGGGAAACCGCGTCGTTTATTAAAGATGAGAAATGGATCGATATATTCGGGAAGCGGCTTTATATGCAGATGCCTGAGAAAATGGACATGCTCTTGGGACATGCACATGATATCGATAATTGCTATGGCTATTTAATGCAGTTTGAGGATGGCAATAGAATTGATCTTCATGTACAGACATTGGAATATAGTATTGCGGATATGAAAAGTGATAAGCTGTGTATTATCTTTCTCGATAAGGATAAGGCATTTCCTTCGATTCCTGAAGCCTCTGATGAAGACCATTGGGTGAGGCGTCCGTCGATGGTAGAATATGCATGTTGCTGCAATGAATTCTGGTGGATGCTCAATAGTATGGGAAAGGGATTGTGGCGGGAGGAAATATCTTATGCTATGGATACGATGAATTTCTATGTCAGGCCGCAGTTAATGAAGATGCTTTCCTGGTATATTGGTATTTATACTGACTTTTCCTGCAGTATTGGGAAATCAGGGAAGTATTTACATAAGTATTTGTCCAAGGAGAGAATGGAGAGGATTTCTCGTACGTATCCTTCCGGAAGTGTAGAAGCTATCTGGCAGTCCTTATTTGAAATGTGTGATTTCTTCGATGAAATAGCAAAAGAGGTAGGCGGAGGGTTGAATTATACTTATGATGAAAAGGAAGCTCATAATAGCAGGTTATTTCTCGACTGTACTTATGCACTTCCGGAGGATGCGGTGGATTTCCCCGCAATAAGTTATAAGGGAGAAGCGGCTTCGAAAGAAGCCGCCGGAAGATGAGGAGAGGGGAGTTCATCATGAAAAGATATGGACAAATACTGGTTATCTGCATGTCCGCCTGTTTGTTCGCAGGATGTGGAAAGGTTTCTGCGGGGAAGCTGGAACAGGCACAGGGTGTCTATGAGGAATTGGTAAGTAAACACAATGCGGTGATTGAAGTATATGCTAACATGGAGGATGATTCTTTTCGTGAAGAGTTGGATAGCATGGCGAATGAGCTTAACGAGACGGGTAAGCGGGATATCCAGAATATGTCGGAAGAGGAAATCGATAATACGATTAAGGAATTGGAGGAGAATATAGTAGTATATGACGATATTCTATCATCCATGGAACAGTTGACAGACCAAAAGGCAGCCGATAATACCTTTAGCGTATCGGTAATGATAAAGAATAACACGGGTGTAGAGCTGGAAGAAATTTATCTATATAAAGCCTTACAGAATGAGAAAGGTAAGAACCTGGCTGAGGATATAGAGAATATGGATGGATATGAAGTTTTAAGCATTCTAAACCTCTGTATGGCAAAGGAAGAAACGGATTGGCGTCTGGAGGCAATAGATAAGGGCGGTAATATAATCGAATCCGCGGATGTAAGTTTTGCCGGATATGAGAATGAAGATGTTACAATTAATATGGAATATAGCTTTGATGACATGGACGGATGGATTGAATTGGAATAATATACAAGATATAACTCGGTTATATGAGACAAATAATACAAAAATGGGAGAAAAGTGCAAAAAGGGTGGTAAAATCTTTTTTTAAGGGTAGAATAGAAGTAAGGAACCTTAAACCATTTTTTAGTTGAGAAAAGAAGGGATGATATGTTCGGGAAAGGAGAATTTGTTGTATATGGAAATACAGGGGTATGTGAGATAGCAGATATTACCACTCTTGATATGGCAGGTGTATCGGGAAGCAGATTGTATTATATTTTAGTTCCGCGTTATCAGAAGGAAAGCAAGATATTTACACCGGTAGATAGTAATAAGGCGGTGATGCGTGCAATTCTTACGAGAGAAGAGGCTAATGAGCTGATTAATGATATTCCGGATATTGAGGAATTGTGGGTAAGCGATGATAAACAGCGAGAAGAAAAATATAAGAAGACAATCCGTAGCGGAGAATGCAGGGATTGGATTAAGGTCATCAAGACTCTTTATGTACGAAAACAAGAGCGAATCGCACAAGGTAAGAAAACAACGGTGATGGATGAGAAATACTTAAGGATAGCAGAAGACAATTTATATTCTGAGTTGTCGGTCTCGCTCGCGATGTCCAGGGATGAGATGTATGAATATATTGCCGGACGTATATTTAAGGCGGATGAGACAGAAGAAATAGACGAATAGAAAGGAAGATATACCTTGTCCGCAAGCGACCATGGTATGTTTTTTGCACACTCGCTTTGCTCGGCGCAGTATAATATTGTTAAAATATTATACTTTGTCCGCAAGCGGCCACAGTATGCTTTTTGCACACTCGCTCTGCTCGGCGCAGTATAATATAGTTTATTTATATGGTCAAATGCCAAAATATAAAATCAGGGATATTCCACAGTTAAAATCTGTGAATATCCCTGATTTTTGTAGTTAGTGACGAAACATATGGACTTTTTTCCATTGACATATGTAAATTATCATGATATATTAACAATATACAATATTTTGTACATAAAACGGGGAATTGGTAAGGTATGGGAATGGATAGAGTTTTATATCAGAAGACAGGCGTGACAATTAGTATGTTAGCGCTTAATCTGATGTCTAAAAATGCGGGAGACAGGATTCCTCCAATATCGGTATATCAAGAAGAGTTTGGAGTTTCCAGAGGAACGATTCAGAATGCCTTTAATTATTTAAAAGAGATAGAGGCGATTCAGTTAAAGCATCAGGGACATCTTGGGACTTATATCGAAGGTATCGATTATACCAAACTTCAGGAAAACTGTATGCATCGTGAGATGTTAGGCATTATGCCGCTTCCCTATTCTATTACATATGAAGGATTTGCCACCGCGATTTATGAAGAATTGAAGCAGTTGAATTTTAATATGGCCTATGCAAGAGGTGCAGTAGGCCGAATCAGGTTGGTCGAAACAGGAGCCTATCATTTTGCCATATGCTCACAGTATGCGGCGGAATATGCTATAAAAAATAACAGTGATATTGAGATATTATTTAATTTTGGATCGGGAAGTTTCCTTTCACAGCATGTATTGCTTTTAAGGGACAAAGAGCAAGATGGAATATGTGATGGAATGAGGGTTGCTTATGATAGTGATTCGTTGGACCAAAGTAAGATAACGAAGAACATTACAAATGGCAAAAAGGTAAAGCTAGTAGAAATCCGTACACAGAATACCGTTACTGCACTTTTGGATGGTATTATAGATGCCGGCGTTTGGAACTACGAAGATGTGGTGGCTAATAATAGAGATAATTTTAAGGTAATATTTCTCGATAATTCGGATTATAATAATTTGTTTTCTACTGCTGTTCTGGTAGTAAGGAGAAATGAAGATTATTTAAAAGAACTTTTGAAAAAACATATTAAACCGGAGAGGGTTCTGCATATATTGAAAGGGGTACGGGATGGCAAACTCGCACCGAATTATTAATAGCAACTTTTTTACCGTTGCTGAGAGTAACGATAGGTGCTTTGCACCAATATACAAAATAATGTATATTGAAGTTATGGGGGTTAATGAGCATAATTTGTATAAAATTAGTTATAGGTATACTAACTAAAATAAAGTATAAATTAATATACAAAATAATGTATTTTATAGGCTATGAGAAAGGGATGGTTATTAAAATGGGAGCAGTGAGAGAAGATGCGTATGAAAGAATTCGGATACTACATGAGGCGGGGCTTGTAAGTAAGAAGGTAGCAGAGTTTTGCCATGATACGATCAATATGGTGTTGGAGGAACGTCCGGATGCGGACGAAGAGAAATTCGCAATGTTCGTCACGCATTTAGCAATGAGAACACAAAGAGTAATTGATAAAAAAGAAGAAAATCCTTTACAGCCGGAGGTGATAGAAGCCTTAAAGGAAGAGAGCAGCTATGAGAAAAGTTGTTTATTTGCAGAAAGGATATTAGGAACTATCGATGTAAAATTTCCACAAACGGAAAGGGATTATCTGATAGTCCATCTATGTAATCTATTCTCGTAAGAGAATGAAAATAAGGAGGTAAAAATGAAAATAGCAATTGGCGGTATGTTGAAAAACGAGATGCAGCAGGCGATTTTAAAAGCTGATCCGGAGGCCGAAGCAGTCATTACGACTGATATGGGGGCGGTGCCTATGCTGAAAAGCGGTCAGGTGGATTATTACTTTGGCGCGTGTGAAAGCGGGGGTGGGGCAGCCATATCCATTTTAATCGGTATGATCGGATATTCAAAATGTTGCACGGTATGTAGGAATGGAGGGAAGCCCGATAAAAATGAGATTGAAAGATACGTCAGTGAAGGAAAAACATGCTTTGGGATGACGGTTTCTAATATTGATGGA encodes:
- the mmsA gene encoding multiple monosaccharide ABC transporter ATP-binding protein — encoded protein: MAKILLEMKNITKTFPGVKALDNVNLQVEEGEIHALVGENGAGKSTLMNVLSGVYPYGTYEGDIIYDGEVCKFTKIKDSEGKGIVIIHQELALVPYMTIGENMFLGNERGHKFAVNWNETYGRADELLKVVDLQESSRTLIKDIGVGKQQLAEIAKALAKDAKLLILDEPTASLNESDSKALLNLLLKFKEQGMTSIIISHKLNEIAYVADKITVIRDGSTIETLDKNVDDITEDRIIKGMVGRDLTNRFPKREKKEIGDVMMSVSNWTVYHPLYSERKVVDNVNISVRKGEVVGIAGLMGAGRTELAMSIFGKSYGSNISGKITLNGQEVHLNSVKDAIDKKLAYVTEDRKGNGLILSNPIKINTTLANLKEISKRMVINKDKEYAVAVEYKDKLKTKCPTVEQNVGNLSGGNQQKVLLAKWMFANPDILILDEPTRGIDVGAKYEIYCIINQLVAEGKSVIMISSELPEVLGMCDRIYVMNEGKMVGELSSEEASQELIMSHILKVSNKGA
- the mmsB gene encoding multiple monosaccharide ABC transporter permease; translated protein: MDRVRLMEGVKKYTMIIVLVLVTAFFAWGTGGKILLPQNVSNLISQNAYVFVLATGMLLCILTGGNIDLSVGSVVCFVGAIGAVLMENKGMNPYAAIVAMVIVGLLIGAWQGFWIAFVRIPPFITTLAGMLVFRGLSNVVLQGMTVSLTSEEFIKLFGGGANCYVPDIFHVEGFNVLCMLTGIIVCVIYVSVQLKNRIVRVKKGYGVESITSTLVKMVLICAVVLAFFFRLSQYRGIPTALIWVMIVVLIYGYITSNTTVGRYFYAVGGNEKATKLSGINTNKVYFLAYINMGFLAALAGMLTIARMTSAQPTYGTNYELDAIGSCFIGGASAYGGTGTVPGVIVGAVLMGVINLGMSIMGVDQNIQKVVKGLVLLAAVIFDVVSKRGGKLIANN
- a CDS encoding methyl-accepting chemotaxis protein, with amino-acid sequence MKTMKKNKKKTNGYIPVKRASEKNKIGTKIYIQILLLAIVASSVIWFMVMSLEKISDANRKIMEEQVAEVEKISEISRDFSYINGQVLMHVLTVREGDMEKIGENIFARIDALDKKTESFDILLEEDGIRREDFDKFIADYTRYKKTVTSLLNTSMVNKQQANVSATSNLSMFESNIEAYIDSIISFTNEEMDREQESINSTLATVPYIAFGSFVFFVVIIGINIIVISLTVVRPIKKSTRQINTIVDEIKAERGDLTVRVESKSKDEIGKLSSGINDFLSLVQSIISGMIRCCKELGKQGKIVEESIGNANIRTENISATMQELAAGMEEVAATITMLNEDTLNMEHTVIQMTDKASEGSSYAKDVKLKAQEVERKAISSKEEAIQVIASIDASVNKSVEDSKQIYKISELTEEILGIASKTNLLALNASIEAARAGEAGRGFAVVADEIRILADNSRSTANYIQEISSEVIGNVENLAKDTESVLSFIHKNVMGDYEVLEATGKEYFESAEEMDNIMEDFKDCMAKLLYLVKEINKASHGINDTVGSSTSEITSVAGDTSDLSENMGQVVNALRMVNEIVRELQESVKYFVKY
- a CDS encoding aminoglycoside 6-adenylyltransferase, coding for MRSEKEMMDLIIGTAQRDERIRGVYMNGSRTNRNAPRDIFQDYDIVYVVRETASFIKDEKWIDIFGKRLYMQMPEKMDMLLGHAHDIDNCYGYLMQFEDGNRIDLHVQTLEYSIADMKSDKLCIIFLDKDKAFPSIPEASDEDHWVRRPSMVEYACCCNEFWWMLNSMGKGLWREEISYAMDTMNFYVRPQLMKMLSWYIGIYTDFSCSIGKSGKYLHKYLSKERMERISRTYPSGSVEAIWQSLFEMCDFFDEIAKEVGGGLNYTYDEKEAHNSRLFLDCTYALPEDAVDFPAISYKGEAASKEAAGR
- a CDS encoding CarD family transcriptional regulator, which encodes MFGKGEFVVYGNTGVCEIADITTLDMAGVSGSRLYYILVPRYQKESKIFTPVDSNKAVMRAILTREEANELINDIPDIEELWVSDDKQREEKYKKTIRSGECRDWIKVIKTLYVRKQERIAQGKKTTVMDEKYLRIAEDNLYSELSVSLAMSRDEMYEYIAGRIFKADETEEIDE
- the yhfZ gene encoding GntR family transcriptional regulator YhfZ; the protein is MDRVLYQKTGVTISMLALNLMSKNAGDRIPPISVYQEEFGVSRGTIQNAFNYLKEIEAIQLKHQGHLGTYIEGIDYTKLQENCMHREMLGIMPLPYSITYEGFATAIYEELKQLNFNMAYARGAVGRIRLVETGAYHFAICSQYAAEYAIKNNSDIEILFNFGSGSFLSQHVLLLRDKEQDGICDGMRVAYDSDSLDQSKITKNITNGKKVKLVEIRTQNTVTALLDGIIDAGVWNYEDVVANNRDNFKVIFLDNSDYNNLFSTAVLVVRRNEDYLKELLKKHIKPERVLHILKGVRDGKLAPNY
- a CDS encoding sugar transporter, which codes for MVIKMGAVREDAYERIRILHEAGLVSKKVAEFCHDTINMVLEERPDADEEKFAMFVTHLAMRTQRVIDKKEENPLQPEVIEALKEESSYEKSCLFAERILGTIDVKFPQTERDYLIVHLCNLFS
- a CDS encoding DUF2620 family protein, with the translated sequence MKIAIGGMLKNEMQQAILKADPEAEAVITTDMGAVPMLKSGQVDYYFGACESGGGAAISILIGMIGYSKCCTVCRNGGKPDKNEIERYVSEGKTCFGMTVSNIDGTVPVLMEVLKAHEQG